Genomic segment of Rhodococcus sp. W8901:
TCCCGAACGCGACGGCCAGGCACACCAGCCACGTGACGAGGGCGCGCCGACCGCCGCGGCCGGTCAGCTCCTCACGGTCCACCTCGTATCCGGCGAGGAGGAACAGCATGCCCAGTCCGAGTTCCCGCAGCATCTCGATCTCGCTGCCGGCGTCGGCAAGTTCGAGCACGTAGGGACCGATCACGATCCCGGCCACGAGCAGCAGCACGACCTCGGGCACGAGCTTGCGGGGCAGTGATCCGGCGACCAACGGCGCGACCACGGCCGCGACGGCGATCCAGAACAGTGAGGTGGCGACGGCGGCGTCCATGCGCCGCTACATTACTGCCCGATCAGCTGCACGCCGCGATGACGAGCTCCTTGACGCGCGCCGGGTCGGCCTGCCCGCGAGTTGCCTTCATCACGTCGCCGACAATCTTGCCGGCCGCCGCGACCTTGCCGCTGCGGATCTTGTCGGCGATGTCGGGGTTCGCGGCCAGGGCCTCGTCGACCGCGGCCTGCAGCTTGCTGTCGTCACGCACGACCACGAGCTCCGGGTGCGCGGCGAGGATCTGTGCCGGATCGCCCTCACCGTCGAGCACGTAGTCGACGACCTTGCGGGCGAGCTTGTTGGTGAGCTTGCCCTCGGCGACGAAACCGATGACCTCGGCGACCTGCGCGGGCGTGATGGGCAGCGCGGTGAGCTCGACGCTCCGGGTGTTGGCCTGCTGGCTCAGGTAGGCGACCCACCACGAGCGGGCCTCGGACGCGGGCGCGCCGGCCTCGGTCGTCGCGATCACCAGGTCGAGTGCGCCGGCGTTGACGAGGTCGCGCATCTCCTCGTCCGAGACACCCCACTCCTGCTGGATGCGCGCGCGGCGCAGCCACGGCAGCTCGGGCAGCGTGCCGCGGAGTTCCTCGACCCAATCGGCGTCAGGCGCGACGGGCTCGAGGTCGGGCTCGGGGAAGTAGCGGTAGTCCTCGGCGGTCTCCTTGCGGCGACCGGCGGACGTGGTGCCGTCGGCCTCCTGGAAGTGCCGCGTCTCCTGGATGATCTCGCCACCGGAGACGAGGACGGCGGCCTGACGGCGCATCTCGTGGCGGACGGCGACCTCGACGCTCTTGAGCGAGTTGACGTTCTTGGTCTCGGTGCGGGTGCCGAACACCTCGGCGCCGATCGGCATCAGCGAGACGTTCGCGTCGCAGCGCAGCGAGCCCTGGTCCATGCGGACGTCGGAGACATCGAGGGCCTTGAGCAGATCACGCAGGGCGGCGACATACGCGCGGGCCACCTCGGGCGCGCGCTCACCTGCACCGGTGATGGGCTTGGTCACGATCTCCACGAGCGGGACGCCGGCGCGGTTGTAGTCCAGCAGCGAGTGGCTCGCACCGTGGATTCGGCCGGTGGCGCCACCGACGTGCAGCGACTTACCGGTGTCCTCCTCCATGTGCGCGCGCTCGATGTCGACACGCCACGTGCTGCCGTCGTCGAGCACCACGTCGAGGTAGCCCTCGGTCGCGATGGGCTCGTCGTACTGCGAGATCTGGTAGTTCTTCGGCTGGTCCGGGTAGAAGTAGTTCTTCCGCGCGAACCGGCCCCACGGGGTGATCGAGCAGTTCAGCGCCAGGCCGATGCGGATCGCGGACTCGACGGCGGCCTGATTGACCACCGGCAACGCTCCGGGCATGCCGAGGCACACGGGGCACACCTGGGTGTTGGGCTCAGCACCGAACTCGGTGGGACACGGGCAGAACATCTTGGTCTTGGTGTGCAGCTCGACGTGCACTTCCATGCCCAATACGGGCTCGAACTTCGCGAGGACGGCGTCATAGTCGAGAAGGTCAGCGGACACGGCGGCAGTCATGGCCATGAGTTTATGCGCCCCGTCACCCGAAGAACGCGGCCGCCTCCCGGTAGCGCTCGACGGGCACGGTCTTGAGCTGTTTGGTCGCCTCCGACAGCGGCACCAACTCGATGTTCGTGCCGTGCAGCGCCACCATCTGACCGAACTGGTTGCTGTGGGCGGCGTCGGTCGCGTGGACGCCGAATCGGGTCGCGAGGACCCGGTCGTACGGGGTCGGCGTCCCGCCGCGCTGCACGTGCCCGAGCACCGTCGTGCGCACCTCCTTGCCGATGCGGTGTTCGATCTCGACGGCCAACTGCTGCGCGACACCGGTGAAGATCTTGTGTCCGTACTCGTCGATGCCGCCCTCGCGGAGCGTCATCGACGCCGGGTCGGGCGAGGCCCCCTCCGCGACCACGCAGATGAAGTGCGAGTCGCCGCGCTGGAAGCGCTTCTTGACCAGCGCGCACACCTCGTCGACGTCGAACGGCTCCTCGGGCACCAGCGTCAGATGCGCGCCCGACGCCATGCCGGACTGCAACGCGATCCAGCCCGCGTGACGGCCCATCACCTCGACGAGCATCACCCGCTGGTGTGATTCGGCGGTGGTGTGCAGCCGGTCGATCGCGTCGGTGGCGATGGTCAGGGCGGTGTCGAAGCCGAACGTGACGTCGGTGCAGTCGATGTCGTTGTCGATCGTCTTGGGCACCCCGACGACGGGGACACCGCTGTCGGCGAGCCAGCTCGCGGCGGTGAGCGTGCCCTCGCCGCCGATCGGGATGAGCACGTCGATGCCGTTGTCGTCGAGGGTCTGTTTGATCCGGTCGAGGCCGTCGTGCAGTCTCTGCGGGTTCACCCGCGCGGTGCCGAGGATGGTGCCGCCGCGCGCGAGGATCCGGTCTATGCGGTCCTCGTTGCGCATCTGCATCTTGCGGTCCTCGAGCAGACCCCGCCAGCCGTCCTGGAACCCGACGACGGTACTGCCGTAGCGCGCGTCCGCAGTGCGCACGACAGCGCGGATGACGGCGTTCAATCCGGGGCAGTCGCCGCCCCCGGTCAGGATTCCGATGCGCATCACGGCCCCTCTCGGCCATCGCGGAGCAGAGCGGTCCCTTCTCATCTTGCCGCGCCCGCGCCGATCAGGCACGCCGAGTCGATCAACCGGGCGTGACCAGTCCCGTTTCGTAGGCGAGGACGACGGCCTGCGCACGATCCCGCAGCGACAGCTTCGCCAGCACCTTCCCGACGTGCGTCTTGACGGTCTGCTCCGCAACGAACAGGCGTTCGGCGATCTCGGTGTTCGACAGCCCGGCCGCGATGAGTTCGAGGACCTCACGCTCGCGCGGCGTGAGCGACTCCAACCGCGTGTTCCGCGGGCGCGGCGCCGAACGCCGACGGGTGACGTCCGCGATGAGACGACGCGTGACGCTCGGCGCGAGCAGCGCCTCACCGGCCGCGACCACCCGCACCGCCCGGATCAGCTCCTCGGCCGGCGCATCCTTGAGCATGAACCCGCTCGCCCCCAGCCCGAGGGCCTCGTAGACGTACTCGTCGATGTCGAACGTCGTGAGCATCAACACCCGAACCGGATGTTCCGTTGTGGCGGAAAGGATTTCACGTGCCGCGTCGAGACCGTTCATCTCCGGCATCCGCACGTCCATCAGCACCACGTCGGGGCGCAGGCGCTTGACCTCGCTGACGGCGACCCGCCCGTCCGGCGCGTCACCGATGACACTGATGTCCGGCTGTGCACCGAGCAGCGCGCCGAAACCCTGCCTCACCATCGCCTGGTCGTCCGCAATGAATACCGTGATCGCCACCGTGACAGACTAGGCGGCCGGCCCGGCCGGGGTGCCGGCCACAACCGGGACACTCCCCGGAATATGGGCCCGGACCTCGAATCCCCCGCCGTCGAGTGCGCGGGTGTCGAGTGTGCCGCCGACGGCGCGGGCACGATCCCGCATGCCGGCGATCCCACTGCCACCCGACGACTCGGGACGCGGTTCGGCTCCCACCGCGGGACCGTTCGTCACGACGAGCGACGTGACGGCGGGCGAGAAGTCGACGACGACCTCCACGTGCGCGCCCGGACAGTGCCGACTGGCATTGGCCAGCGACTCCTGCAGGATCCGGTACACCGTCAGCCCCGTCGTCTCGGAGATCGCGGACGGCTCCCCGGAGATGCTGCGCGACAGCGACATACCGGCACGGACGCTGCCGTCGAGCAGTTCCTCGATCTGCGCGACGCCGGGCTGCGGGGCCCGCTCGGTGGTGTCCCCGTCGCTGCGCAGCACGCCGAGCAGGCCACGGATCTCGTTGAGCGCCTCCCGCGCGGTGGCACCGATGGATTCGAACTCCGCCCTCGCCTCGTCGGACACCGAGTCCAGCCGATACGGCGCGCTCTGCGCCTGCACCACGACCATCGACATGTGGTGGGCGACGACGTCGTGCAGGTCACGGGCGATCCGCGCCTTCTCCTCGAGGATCGCGCGGCGGGCTCGTTCGAGTTCGCTGGTCTGCTCCTGGGCGGCGAGCTGGCGCCGCGAGATCACCAGCCAGCGGATCAGCAGCCCGAACAGCACGAGGACCGTGAGACCCACCGCCCAGCCGCGCCCGTCCTGGCCCGGCGTGTCGGCGAGGAAGAGCAGCGTCGTCGCGCCCCACGCGACCGCGACCACCGGGATCGGCGACCGCAGGCTCACCGCCAGCAGCAGCGCCATCAGCACCATCACGTGGACCACCTGCCACGGGAAGTCGTAGTCGTCGGCGCGCTGGTACACCACCGGGATCACCAGCGCGCCCGCCGCCGAGATGGCCCATCCCAGCGCCGGATTAGCCCGGATCAGCAGGAGCGGCAGCGCGGCGAGCCCTCCGATCAGCGGCTGCACGCCGGCGGGCACATGGTGCGTCACGTGGAGCGTGGGCCACGCGATCGCGTACAGCACCGCGGTCACGAACAGCACCACCAGGTCCAATCGCTGCCCCGTGCTCATCCGCTTCAGGCGCGGGGCCGCGGCCGAGACCGCGCCCTGTGCCGCACGGTCGAGTGCACGATTTCGTTTCCTCACACCCGGAAACACTAGGAACCGGGACTCGAAATGTCCTCATACCCAGGGGTGAGATGCGACTGGCTCCGGGGTATCAGGCGCCGGTCGCGATCACTCCCGCGACGTGCCACGGTTCGGCACCGCGGGGTGATGTCGCAGGGTAGCGCCCATTTCTAGCGTCGTTTGTCATGCGAACTACGAGATGGATCGGATCCGTCCTCGCCGTGACGATCGGCGGGATGACGCTCACTGGGACGGTGTCGGCCCCCACCGCCGACGCGCACTCCCCGGCACGGGAGAACCGAGCGGCCGCGGCCGCCGTGACGTTGCTGACCGCCGACGACCACGCCCTCGCCGCGTCCGCGATTCCTGACGACTTCGCCGCCGTCATGGGATATCGGCCGACGGTGATCGACGGCACGGTCGTCAATCCGCTCGGCGCGTGCTCGTCGCCGATACCGCTGCCTGCCGAGTTCGACACGGCCTGCAAGGCACACGATCTGGGGTACGACCTGCTGCGTTACGCACACCGCGGCGGCGGCGACCTCGGGGCCTGGGCGCGCACCGAACTGGACGCGCAACTCGACCGACGGATGCACGCGGCCTGCGACGCCCGGGCTGCAGACCGGACGTCCTGCTTCGCGATGGCGAACACCGCGACGGCCGCCGTGGGGATGAACTCGATGCGTCAGGGGTTCGGCGCACCGGTCGACGAACCGTGGATGCGGTACGGCCTGGGTGGGCTGCTCGGCGCCCTCGGAGCGCTGCTCGTGACCCTGACTCTGCGGAGGATCAGGCCGATGCTCGGCCTTGTCGCTCCCAGCCCGGCGGTGGCGGCATGAGCGCGATCCCCGGCGCGCATGCCGGGAGCGCCCGATTCGCGGTCACCGTTGCGTTGCCGCGGGTGAGCACATCGGTGGCCATCGCCACCGGAGCCGTCGCCTCGCTGGCGCCGTCGCTACTCCCCCGAACCCCTGTCGCGCAGGGCATGTTCACCGGAACTCTGGTGGCGCTGTGCTGGGGCGTGGCCGCACTGCTCCGACGGCTGCGACCGGCCCGCGGCAGCCACACGCACGACGCCGCCCGGGCCGGCGCAGCCGTGCTGGCAGGCCTGATCCTCGCGTGGTCGGTGGCGTCGGCGGACCACTGGCAGAACGCGCTCCGCTCGGCGATGAGCCTGCCCGCGATCGGTCCGGGACACTGGGCGCAGGTCGCGTTCTGGGCGGTCGCGGTGTGTCTCGTACTGTTCGGCCTCACCCGGGGATGCGTCACGCTCGCGCGACGCCTGGGATGGGTGCGCTGCGTCGGCCTGCTGGTGGCGATCGTCCCCCTCGCGGGCCTGATCGCGGTACCGCGGGCGGCTTCGGCTGCAGCGCAGCATTTTCGGACCACCAGCTCGGTCATCGACACCAGTCTCGTTGCAAACGAACAGAACTCGATCGTTCCATGGACGACGCTCGGCGCGGAGGGCCGGCGGTTCGTGGCCGGCGTATCCGATCCGCGGGCCGTCCGCACGTATGTCGGGCTCGACTCGGCGCCCGACGTCGCCGCCCGGGCCGCGCTCGCGGTGGACGAGCTCGACCGCACGGGCGCGTTCTCCCGATCGCACGTCGTGGTCGCCGTCCCGACGGGTTCGGGATGGATCGACGGCGAGGCCGCCCGCGGTATCGAGCGCAGGTTCGCCGGCGACGTCGCGACCGTCGGCATGCAGTACTCGTACGCGCCCAGCTGGGCGACGTTCCTGTTCGGCCGGGCCGACGCGGAGGAATCTGCGCGGACACTGTTCGCGGCGGTGTCGGCACGGATCGCCGAACTGCCCGCCGATGCCCGGCCCGCGCTGCACGTGTACGGCCAGAGTCTCGGGTCGGTGGGCGGCAGCGCGATCTTCGGCGACGCCGACGACCAGCGGGCGCGCGCGTGCAGCGTTCTGTGGGCCGGACCCCCGGCCGGGGCGGTGCGCACCGACGATGCGACGGTGCTCGCGAACAGTTCCGATCCGGTGGTGTGGTGGTCACCGTCGCTGCTGACCCGGGCACCCGACCTAGGCGACGTCCGCGTCGACGCACCTGTGCCGCAATGGATTCCCGGTATCAGCTTCCTGCAGACCGGCGTGGACATGCTGTTCGCGCTCGACGCTCCCACCGGGCACGGGCACCGGTACGGCGCCGATCAGGGACTACGGATGCCGGACTGCGCCTGATCCGAAGACGCCCACGACCGGCGGTGTGCGCTTACCGTGGACACATGACCCCACAGAAGGAGACGGACGCGGCCCGCGAGATCCTGCGGGACAACTTCGAGCGCATCCGGGAACTCGTGGTCGAGGTGTGTGCCGGCCTGACACCCGAGATGTCCGACTACCGGCCGGGGCCGAACGCCAACTCGATCGCGTGGCTGATCTGGCACCTGACCCGGGTCCAGGACGATCACGTGAGCGACATCGCCGACGTGGAGCAGGCCTGGACGTCCCGGGGTTGGCGGGAGCGATTCGCCCTGCCGTTCCCGGCCGGCGACGTCGGCTACGGGCACAGCAGCGCCGACGTCGGCATCGTGCACGCGGACGCCCGATTGCTCGCCGACTATCACGGCGACGTGCACCTGGCGACGCTCGAGTACATCGACGAACTCACCGCCGACGAGCTGGACCGGATCGTCGATCGCCGCTGGGATCCGCCCGTGACCGTCTCGGTGCGCCTCGTCAGTGTGATCGGCGACTGCCTGCAGCATCTGGGGCAGGCCGCGTACGTGCGGGGGCTGTTCGAGGCGCGGTGATGCGGAAGTCGCGGCGGTCGGGGCGTCGGGTCCGGCGCCGGTAGGCCGTGACGGTGCCCGGCCAGTTGGTGGTGATCTTGCCCGACGCGGTGCGATACCAGCTGCTGCACAGGCTCCACACCGAGTCGGCGAGCTTGCGTTGGATGCGGTCGTCGAATCGTCGCTCGACACCGGCGTCCACCTCGACCGCACACCCCGGCTGCTCGACGAGCCACTCGACGAGTCCGGCGATGTGCCGGGCCTGGGACTCGAGCATGTACACGATCGATCCCGAGCCGAGGTTCGTGTTGGGACCGTACATCAGGAACAGGTTGGGGAACCCGGCCGTCGTGACGCCGAGATACGCGTGGGCGCCGTCGGACCAGGCGTCGTCCAGACTCCGTCCGGCGCGTCCGCGAATCTTCATAGGCGCGAGGAATTCCGTTGCGGCGAAACCGGTCCCGTAGATGATCACGTCGGCCGGGTGCAGGGTTCCGTCGACCGTCCGCACACCGTCGGGTTCGATGCGGTCGATGGCGCCGACGACGACGTCGACGCTGCTGCGCGTCAGTGCCGGGTAGTACTCGTCCGACAACAGCATCCGCTTGCAGCCGGGCTCGTAGTCCGGCGTCAGTGCCGCCCGTAGCGCCGGATCGGTGACCTGCTCGCGCAGGTGCCTGCGCGCCAGTGCGCCCGCGATGCCGCCGCGCCACCTGGTGTCGAGCAGGCCGACGGTGAGCAACTCGAATATCCCCCAGGTGACGAGGCGTTCGCCCCGCAACGTCGCCGGCACCGACCGGAAGATCCGGTGATGCCGGTCCCCGTACACACGATCGGGTTTCGGGAGGATCCACGGCGCCGATCGCTGGAACAGCGTCAGCCGGCCCACGTCGGCGGCGATCGCCGGCACGAACTGGACCGCGCTGGCACCGGTGCCGATCACCGCGACGCGTCGGCCCGCCAGATCGACGTCGTGGTTCCACTCGGCCGAGTGGAAGGCGGGCCCGGCGAACGTCTCGCGTCCCGGAATGTCGGGCAGCGCCGGGCGCGACAACTGGCCGACCGCGGTGACGAGGACGTCGGACTCGACGATCTCACCGCCGGCGGTCCGCACCGACCACCGGTTGACGTGCTCGTCGAACTCGGCCTCGATGACCGTGACTCCGAACCGGATCAGCGGCCGCAACTGATGCCGCTCGGCGATGTCGCGCAGGTACGCCAGGATGTCGGGCTGCTCCGAGAACCGCCGCGACCATTCGGGATTGGGCTCCGACGAGATCGAATACAGCGGCGACGGCACGTCGCACGCCGCGCCGGGATACGTGTTGACGCGCCACACACCGCCGACGTCGTCGCCCTTCTCCAGGATCGTGATGTCCGTGAGCCCGGCACGACGCAACTCGAGCGCCATCGCGATTCCGCCGAATCCGGCGCCGATGATCGTGATCGACGGCTTCCCCACTTCGATCCTCCTGGCATCCCGCACACATCCTGCTGCCCCGGAGCCTAGTCCCCCACGACAGCGAACAGCCCGGATCCGAATGTCCGGATCCGGGCTGTTGCCGAACGCGTTCGGTGACGCGCCGGGCGTCAGTTCACGGGCGACGCGATCGGCCCGCGGGCGGCCTCGTAGGCCGCGCCGACGCGGTACAGGCGCTCGTCGGCCAGAGCCGGGGCCATGATCTGCAGACCGACGGGCAGGCCGTCATCCGCGGACACACCCGACGGAACCGACATCGCGCAGTGGCCCGCCAGGT
This window contains:
- the gatB gene encoding Asp-tRNA(Asn)/Glu-tRNA(Gln) amidotransferase subunit GatB; this encodes MTAAVSADLLDYDAVLAKFEPVLGMEVHVELHTKTKMFCPCPTEFGAEPNTQVCPVCLGMPGALPVVNQAAVESAIRIGLALNCSITPWGRFARKNYFYPDQPKNYQISQYDEPIATEGYLDVVLDDGSTWRVDIERAHMEEDTGKSLHVGGATGRIHGASHSLLDYNRAGVPLVEIVTKPITGAGERAPEVARAYVAALRDLLKALDVSDVRMDQGSLRCDANVSLMPIGAEVFGTRTETKNVNSLKSVEVAVRHEMRRQAAVLVSGGEIIQETRHFQEADGTTSAGRRKETAEDYRYFPEPDLEPVAPDADWVEELRGTLPELPWLRRARIQQEWGVSDEEMRDLVNAGALDLVIATTEAGAPASEARSWWVAYLSQQANTRSVELTALPITPAQVAEVIGFVAEGKLTNKLARKVVDYVLDGEGDPAQILAAHPELVVVRDDSKLQAAVDEALAANPDIADKIRSGKVAAAGKIVGDVMKATRGQADPARVKELVIAACS
- a CDS encoding ATP-dependent 6-phosphofructokinase produces the protein MRIGILTGGGDCPGLNAVIRAVVRTADARYGSTVVGFQDGWRGLLEDRKMQMRNEDRIDRILARGGTILGTARVNPQRLHDGLDRIKQTLDDNGIDVLIPIGGEGTLTAASWLADSGVPVVGVPKTIDNDIDCTDVTFGFDTALTIATDAIDRLHTTAESHQRVMLVEVMGRHAGWIALQSGMASGAHLTLVPEEPFDVDEVCALVKKRFQRGDSHFICVVAEGASPDPASMTLREGGIDEYGHKIFTGVAQQLAVEIEHRIGKEVRTTVLGHVQRGGTPTPYDRVLATRFGVHATDAAHSNQFGQMVALHGTNIELVPLSEATKQLKTVPVERYREAAAFFG
- a CDS encoding response regulator, yielding MAITVFIADDQAMVRQGFGALLGAQPDISVIGDAPDGRVAVSEVKRLRPDVVLMDVRMPEMNGLDAAREILSATTEHPVRVLMLTTFDIDEYVYEALGLGASGFMLKDAPAEELIRAVRVVAAGEALLAPSVTRRLIADVTRRRSAPRPRNTRLESLTPREREVLELIAAGLSNTEIAERLFVAEQTVKTHVGKVLAKLSLRDRAQAVVLAYETGLVTPG
- a CDS encoding sensor histidine kinase — protein: MSTGQRLDLVVLFVTAVLYAIAWPTLHVTHHVPAGVQPLIGGLAALPLLLIRANPALGWAISAAGALVIPVVYQRADDYDFPWQVVHVMVLMALLLAVSLRSPIPVVAVAWGATTLLFLADTPGQDGRGWAVGLTVLVLFGLLIRWLVISRRQLAAQEQTSELERARRAILEEKARIARDLHDVVAHHMSMVVVQAQSAPYRLDSVSDEARAEFESIGATAREALNEIRGLLGVLRSDGDTTERAPQPGVAQIEELLDGSVRAGMSLSRSISGEPSAISETTGLTVYRILQESLANASRHCPGAHVEVVVDFSPAVTSLVVTNGPAVGAEPRPESSGGSGIAGMRDRARAVGGTLDTRALDGGGFEVRAHIPGSVPVVAGTPAGPAA
- a CDS encoding alpha/beta-hydrolase family protein, with protein sequence MSAIPGAHAGSARFAVTVALPRVSTSVAIATGAVASLAPSLLPRTPVAQGMFTGTLVALCWGVAALLRRLRPARGSHTHDAARAGAAVLAGLILAWSVASADHWQNALRSAMSLPAIGPGHWAQVAFWAVAVCLVLFGLTRGCVTLARRLGWVRCVGLLVAIVPLAGLIAVPRAASAAAQHFRTTSSVIDTSLVANEQNSIVPWTTLGAEGRRFVAGVSDPRAVRTYVGLDSAPDVAARAALAVDELDRTGAFSRSHVVVAVPTGSGWIDGEAARGIERRFAGDVATVGMQYSYAPSWATFLFGRADAEESARTLFAAVSARIAELPADARPALHVYGQSLGSVGGSAIFGDADDQRARACSVLWAGPPAGAVRTDDATVLANSSDPVVWWSPSLLTRAPDLGDVRVDAPVPQWIPGISFLQTGVDMLFALDAPTGHGHRYGADQGLRMPDCA
- a CDS encoding mycothiol transferase yields the protein MTPQKETDAAREILRDNFERIRELVVEVCAGLTPEMSDYRPGPNANSIAWLIWHLTRVQDDHVSDIADVEQAWTSRGWRERFALPFPAGDVGYGHSSADVGIVHADARLLADYHGDVHLATLEYIDELTADELDRIVDRRWDPPVTVSVRLVSVIGDCLQHLGQAAYVRGLFEAR
- a CDS encoding flavin-containing monooxygenase, which encodes MGKPSITIIGAGFGGIAMALELRRAGLTDITILEKGDDVGGVWRVNTYPGAACDVPSPLYSISSEPNPEWSRRFSEQPDILAYLRDIAERHQLRPLIRFGVTVIEAEFDEHVNRWSVRTAGGEIVESDVLVTAVGQLSRPALPDIPGRETFAGPAFHSAEWNHDVDLAGRRVAVIGTGASAVQFVPAIAADVGRLTLFQRSAPWILPKPDRVYGDRHHRIFRSVPATLRGERLVTWGIFELLTVGLLDTRWRGGIAGALARRHLREQVTDPALRAALTPDYEPGCKRMLLSDEYYPALTRSSVDVVVGAIDRIEPDGVRTVDGTLHPADVIIYGTGFAATEFLAPMKIRGRAGRSLDDAWSDGAHAYLGVTTAGFPNLFLMYGPNTNLGSGSIVYMLESQARHIAGLVEWLVEQPGCAVEVDAGVERRFDDRIQRKLADSVWSLCSSWYRTASGKITTNWPGTVTAYRRRTRRPDRRDFRITAPRTAPARTRPAPDAAGSRRSH